The sequence GACGCCGCCGAGGCCATCGCGCTCTCCGACCTGGCCGCCCTGCACTTCATGCAGGGCCGGGCCGGCGAGGCGCTCGTCCTGACCGACCAGGCGCTCGGGCTCTGGCGCGGCCTCGGCGTCCGGTCGCGCGTCCAGCGCTGTCTGAACAACCGGGGGCTGCTGCTCGAAAGCCTGGGCCGGTACGCGGAGTGCGAGACCGCCCTGCGGGAGAGCCTCGAACTGGCGCGGGAGTCGGGCGATCCGGACGGCGAGGCCGTCGCCTACAGCAACCTCGGCAATCTGTACGAGCACAGCGACCCGCGCGCCGCCATCGAGTGGCACGAGCGGAGCCTCGCGCTCGGGGAGGCCATGGGCGACTCACGGGTCCGCGAGTCCGGGCACTGCAACATCGGGTACGCCCACCTCACGCTCGGCGAACCGGCCGGTGCGCTGGAGCACTTCGACCGTGCCCTGAGCGTCTCGGACGGGGTCGACTGGCAGAGCGGCTCGCAGACCCGGCTCGGTCTGGTGCGCGCGCTGCGCGACCTCGACCGCTCGGAGCGGGCCGCCCGGGAGTGCGCCCTGCTGCTGGAGCGGGCCGAGCGGCGCGCCGACCGCTACACCGCGGGGCTCGCCCGGCACCAGCAGGGCCTGCTGCTGCGGTCGGCGGGCCGCACCGAGGAGGCGTACGAGCAGTGGGTACTGGCCCTCGACGAACTCGACGGCACCGACAGCCCGGTGGTCGAGGAGCTGAGGGACCTGCTGCTGAGCCGGATCGGCTGACCCCCGCTCACCAGGCCAACGGGCTCACCGGGCTCACCGAGATCACCGGGCCGGCCGAAATCAGCGCTCTCACCGGACTCGGCACCCTCATCACGCTCATCACGCTCACTTCGCGTCCGCGTAGCACTTCACGACCGCCGTGGTGAACGGGAACCGCACCGGTGTCTGTCCGAACGTCAGCCGTCCCGCCTCCTCCGCCGCCTCCCGGATCGCCAGGACCACCGCGTCGGCCTCCTCCGCCGGGCAGTGCACCATCACCTCGTCGTGCTGGAAGAAGACCAGCTCGGCCGCCATGTCCCGGCAGGCGCGCCGGAGCCCGGCCAGCACCAGGAGCGTCCAGTCGGCGGCACTGCCCTGCACCACGAAGTTACGGGCGAAGCGGCCCCGGGCACGGGAGTTGCTGGACGCGTACCCGGGCACCCAGTCCTGGGCGCCCTCCTGCTCGGCGCCCTCGCCCGCACCACCCGGACCCCCTCCGCCGGTCTGCTCGCTGTCCGGGATCCCCGCCTCCTCGCCCGAGGAGTCCGACCCCGCCGCCGGTGGGCAGGTGCGGCCCAGCCAGGTCCGTACGAGGCGGCCCTCCTCGCCCGCGCGCGCCGCGTCGTCCACGTACGCCACCGCCTTGGGGAAGCGGCGGCGCAGTTGTGCGAGGTTCTTGAGGCCGTCGCCGGACGTCTGGCCGTAGACCGCGCCGAGGACGGCGAGCTTCGCCTGCGCGCGGTCGCCGGAGAAGGCCCGGTCGGAGACGGACTGGTAGAGGTCGCTCTCACGCCCCGCCACCTCCATCAGACCGGGGTCGCGGGAGATCGCGGCCAGGACGCGCGGCTCCATCTGGTCGGCGTCCGCCACGACGAGCCGCCAGCCGGGGTCGGCGACCGCGGCCCTGCGTATGACCTTGGGGATCTGCAGGGCGCCGCCGCCGTTGGTCACCCAGCGGCCGGTGACGGTGCCGCCCGCCTGGTACTCCGGTCTGAACCGCCCGTCCCGCACCCAGTCCTGGAGCCACGACCAGCCGTGGGCGACCCAGATCCGGTACAGCTTCTTGTACTCGACCAGGGGCTTCACCGCAGGGTGGTCGATGGTCTCGATCTCCCAGCGCCGTGTGGACTTCACCTTGATCCCCGCCTGCGCGAAAGCCTTGACGACATCCGCGGGCAGGTCGGGCCGGACCCGGCGGCCGAACGCCGCCGACACCTCCTCCGTCAGCTCGGCCAGCCGCCGTGGCTCGCCGCCGCCCGCGTACCGCTCGCCGAGCAGTTCGTGCAGGACCTCGCGGTGCACGTCCGTGCTCCACGGCAGCCCGGTCTCGTTCATCTCGGTCGCCACGAGCATGCCCGCCGACTCCGACGCCGTGAGCAGCCGCATCCGCTCGGGCCGCGCGGTCGCGTCATGTCTTCGCTGCTGGTCCCCGTACACCTCGATGAGCTGGGCCAGCGATACGTGGCTGCCGGGGCCGGGGCGCGGCTCGAAGAGAGAGGACTGCGAGCCGGGCTCGGCCGAACGCTGCGGAGGGTCGGGCGGTACGGGCCCGCCGCGCAGTCTCGCCAGCGCGGCGGCGGCCGAACGGGGCTCGCCGAGCCGTCCCTCGTGGCCCAGCAGGAGGGTCTCGGCGGCCTCCAGGTCGTAACACCGCTCCACCCGGACACCCTCGGCGCGCAGCCGTGGGTAGACCTCCGCCGTCGCCCGCCACACCCAGCGGGTGACGTCCGGCCGGGAGCGTACGGACTCGGCGAGGTCCGGCTCCCGCAGGAGCGGTCCGGCGGGCAGCCCGTCGGGGCCGAGGGGGGCGAGCTCGACGCCGCCGTCCTCGGCCGGCGCGAGAGCCCACCGTCCGGTCATGACGCGAGTCTCGCAGGAGGGTCTGACAACGGCCCTGAACTGCCGGTTCAGGGCCGTGATCGCGCCGGGTCATGCCCGGTCAGCGGGCCGGTCGGTCCTCCTGGAGGGACTTGCGCACCTTCTCCAGCGCCTTTGCGATGTTCGCCTCGACCGCCGTCTTGTCGACGCCGAGCCCGCTGAGGAGGCCCGCGCCGTCCTCGTGCTCCAGCAGCGCGAGCAGGATGTGCTCCGTGCCGATGTAGTTGTGGCCGAGCCGGAGGGCCTCGCGGAAGGTGAGTTCGAGGGATTTCTTGGCGTTGCTGTCGAAGGGGATGAGCGCGGGCAGGCTCTCCGCGCGCGGGGGGAGCGCGGCGGTGGCGGCCTCGCGCACGGCGTCCAGGGTGATGCCCTGCGCGGTGATCGCCTGCGCCCCGAGGCCCTCCGACTCGGCGATCAGGCCGAGGATCAGATGCTCGGTGCGGATCTGGTCGTTGCCCGCGTTCCTGGCCTCCTCCTGGGAGACCACCACCACGTTCCTGGCACGTGGCGTGTAGCGGCTGAAGCCCTGGCTCGGGTCGAGGTCCGACTCGGCCTTCGGTACGAAGCGCTTCTGCGCGGCCTGCCGGGTGACCCCCATGCTCCTGCCGATGTCCGTCCAGGAGGCGCCCGAACGCCGGGCCTGGTCCACGAAGTGCCCGATCAGATGGTCGGCCACGTCGCCGAGGTGGTCCGCGGCGATCACCGCGTCCTGGAGCTGGTCGAGAGCGTCTTCGTGGACCTTCTTGATGGCCTCGATGAGGTCGTCGAGGCGTACGGAAGTGGTGACGCGTGGATTCGTGGTCATGTGTCAACCGTAGGTTGACAGTCGAGAGGTGTCAACCTCGCGTTGACACTCGGGTCGGGTCGGTCGGGTCGGGTCTGGTCCGGGCAGGTCCGGTCGGCTCCAGCCGGGTCTGGTCGGGCCTGGCTGCTTGCCGGGTGGTCACCCGGCCGGCCACCCGTTCCACCCATGACACGATCGACGGATGAGTAGTACGTCCTCCACGGTGGAGCGCGCCTTCGCGGCCGCCCTCTACGCCGACTCCGACGCGGCCCTCGACACCGGCGCCTCCCTGCTCGCCGCCGACCCCGCCTCCGACGCCGAACTCGCCCGCCGTGGCGAGGAGTTCGTCGCGGCGGCCTGGCGGCGCGGCTGGCAGCCCGCCGACGTCGTACGCGTCGTGCGGCGCGAGCTGGACGACGTGCACGAACGCCTCGTGTCGGAGCTGGTCCTCGCCGAGGCCCGCCGGGACCGCGCGCCCCGGAGCCCGCGCTGGGCGGCGCAGCTGGAGGAGCTGGCCGCCGGGCCGGGCACACCCCGCGCGGACCGCGCGGACCGTTTCCAGTACGCGACCGCGGCCCTGGAGCTGTACCGCCTGCTGCTGCGGCTGCCCACCCTGGAGCCGCTGGACGCACACGTACCCCGCCCGTCCGGGGGCACCGCGGCCCCACGGGACACCCGCATGCTCACCCGTATCCGCGCGCTCCTCGCCAAGGCGGAGGCGACCGGCTTCCCGGAGGAGGCGGAGGCGCTGAGCGCCAAGGCGCAGGAGCTGATGGCGCGGCACAGCATCGACGGGGCGCTGCTCGCGGCGCGCACGCACGCCAAGGACGCGCCCGGCGCCTGCCGGATCGGCGTCGATCCGCCGTACGAGACCGCCAAGGCGGTCCTCCTCGATGCGGTGGCCGGGGCCAACCGGTGCCGCGCGGTGTGGATCGAGGCCCTCGGCTTCTCCACCGTCGTCGGCTTCGAGCCCGACCTGGAGGCGGTCGAACTCCTCTACACCTCGCTCCTCGTACAGGCCACGACCGCGATGACGAAGGCGGAGGCGGCCCAGCGCGCGGGCGGCAGGAAGCGTACGAAGTCCTTCCGGCAGTCCTTCCTCGCCGCGTACGCGCATCGCATCGGCGACCGGCTGGCCGACGCGGCCGAGGGGCAGGTGACCGCCACGGAGGGGGAGACGGCCGCCACGCGGGGGGAGTTGCTGCCGGTCCTCGCGGCTCGCGACGTCGCGGTCACGGAGGAGGCGGAACGCATGTTCCCGGACACCGTCACGACCCGGATGCGCGGGGTGAACGACGCGGCCGGCTGGGAGGAGGGAGCCGCGGCGGCGGACCGCGCCCAGGTGAGGGCGCGACCGCCGCTGCGCAGGCCGTAGTCGCGCCCAGGTGAGGGCACGACCGCCGCTGCGCAGGCCGTAGTCGCCCGTCCCCCCGACCGGACCGGACCGGTCCTGGTCTCCTAGTCGCCCGTCCGCTGCACCGGGGTCACCGACGCGTCGGGCTCGCCCTCGCTCCGCAGGGACACCTCGCCGTACTTCCAGGCGAAGGACAGCTCGGCGTCGGCCCCGGGCAGCTTGTACTCGACGGTCTTCACCGCGGCGGCCTTCTGGGCGTCACCTGCGGGCCCTCGGACGTACGTGATCGTGAAGCCGACCGTCTCGTCCTTCTGCACGGTCAGCTTCTCCGGCTCCGCGGACTTCTCCGGAGCGACGGACAGGGCGGTGCCGCCGGCGTCCAGGCCGACGGTGGGGAAGCCCTTCAGCGTGCAGTCGGCTCCGGAGCCGTTGGTGAGGGTGACGGAGACGGTCCCGGTGTCGCCCGCGGCCGGGGCCTCGCTCGCGACGACCTCCTGGCCGAGCTTGTCGGCCGCGCAGGCGGTCGAAGAAGCCGACGAACCGTTCTTCCCGCCGCCGGTCTTCTTGTCACCGCCGTCACCGTCGTCGCCTCCGCAGGCGGTCAGGGTCAGGGCGAGCGTCGCCGCGAGGGCGGTGACGGCGATCGGCAGGGTGCGCATGGATTTCCTCTGGCCTCAGGGTCGTACTGCTGGTGGCGATGTCGGTGGTGACAGTGACAGTGACAGTGACGGTCATGGTGATGGTGGCGGTGCTCGTAGATCATCATGCGGTTCCGTGTGCCGGTATTCCACCGCCGGTTGAACCTTCACACGTTGCCGGTCGCGGATACTCCGCCTCTCCCGCCCCTCCCGTACGCTGGCGCAGTGAGCTGGCGACGAGCGCTTAAGGACACCGCGCGCTCGGGGCTCGCCGTGGAGAAGACGCGGCTCGAACCTCTCGTCGCGGTGCGCGGAGCGGTGGGGCTCGCGATCGTGATCGCGGTGAGCCTGTGGGCCTTCGGACCCGCCGCCGCCGCGAGTTCGGCGTTCGGCGCGTTCCAGGCGGCGATCGCGACCTTCCAGCGCAGCTGGCGCCCCCGCCCCGAACTGGCCCTCGCCTCCGGTACGAGTCTCGCCGTCTCCACCTTCCTCGGCTACCTCACGATCTCCCAGGAGCCGCTCTTCCTCGCACTGCTGGTGGTGTGGACGTTCGCGGCGGGGATGAGCTGGGCCGCGGGCCCGACCATCGGTCTGATCGCGTCCTCGAACGTGGCGATCATGCTGGTGACGGTCACCCTGCCGACCTCTGTCGCCCAGGCCGCGGGTCACGCCGCCATGATGATCGTGGGCGGAGTCGTCCAGGCCGCGCTGATCGTGCTGTTCCCCGTACGCCGCTGGGGTGCCCACCGTGACGCGCTCGCCGACGCCCTGGCCGCCGAGGCGGACTACGCGCGCAGGCTGCGCCACGATCCCCTCGCGTCCTTCGACCCGCTGCCCCTGATGGAGGCCCGCAACGCGGCCGCCGTCACACCCCGCCAGGCCCGCCGCCGGCCCGCCGAACTGCACGGCGCCCGCGGCATCGCCGAGCGCATCCGCCCGGTCCTCGCCTCGCTCGCCGACCCGGCGATGGGAGTCCCGGCGGAGGGGCACGCCCGCGACCGCGTCCGTGAACTGCTCAATGCCGCCGGCGCCATCCTCGACGCGGCGGCCCACGCGATCCGCCGGGGCGAGCCGGTCAAGGTCCCGGCCGCGGCCCTGGCCACCTTCCGCACCCCGGACACCGGGAGCATCCTCACCGGCCGCCCCTACCGCGCGGCGTCCCGCCTCAACACCCTCCTCCAGGACGTACTGGAAACGGCGGGCGGCAGCTCTCCCAAGAGCACTCCTGAGCCCGCTCTCAAGGGCACCCGGGCGGGAACGCCGAGTGCCCGCAGCCGCCCCACCCTCCTCGCGCTGATCCCCACCGCGCTCCAGGCCATGCGCAAGGAATTCAGCAGGGGTTCCCCGATCACCCGGCACGCCACGCGGGTGTCCGCGGTCGCCGCCGTGGGTTACGTCCTCGGCACCGCGCTGCCCCTCGGACACGGCTACTGGGCCCCGCTGACCTCGGTCATGGTCATGCGCCCGGACTTCTCGCAGACGTACAGCCGGGCGGTGGCCCGGCTCGGCGGCACCGTCGTCGGGGTGGCCGTGGCCACGGCCGTGGTGCGGCTGGCGGACCCGGGCACGTACCTCTCCGGCACCCTGGCCGTGGTGAGTGCCGCGCTCATGTACCTACTGATGCGCACGGGCCAGTTCGCCGCCCAGGGCTGCATCGCCGCGTACGTGGTCTTCCTGCTGGGCATGGGCGGCGAACAGTGGACCCAGACCGTGCCCGAACGCGTCCTGCTCACCCTGCTCGGCGGACTGCTGGCGATGATCGCGTACGCCGTCTACCCGGCGTGGGAGACCCCGCGCCTGCGCACCCGCCTCGCGGACTGGCTTGCCGCGCAGGGCCGTTACGCCGCCGTGGTCTTCGACGCCTACGCCGACCCGGCGCTCAGGAAGGCCGCGGACGTCCGTGAGGCCCTGCTCACCGCGCGCACCGCCCGCGCGGCCTGGCACACGGCCGTGGCCCGCGCCACCGCCGAACCGGTCCGCCACCGGGGACTGTCCCGGACCGCGGCCGACGACGCCGAGGACGCGCTCGCCCAACTCGGCCGCGTCGCCATGCTCCTGGAGGCCCACCTGCCGGAACGCGGCGCGACCCCGGTCCCGGCAGCCGCCGGCTTCGCCGAGGCCCTGCGCGACTCCACCCAGCAGGGCGCCAAGGCCATCCGCGAGCGCCGGGTCCCGACCTGGGACGCGGTACGGGCCGCACTGGACGCCTGGGAGACGCAGAGGGCGGGGGAAGGGGGGAGGGCGGCGGAGACGGAGGCAGAAGTGGAGGCGGAGGCACCTTCCATCTCTGCCGCTGCCCCCGCTGACCCCGCTGCCCCCTCCACCCCGGACAACGACAAGTTCGTACGTGACGCGGCGCGCCTTGTCCTCGACGCCCTCATCGAGCTGTCCGAGGCTCTCGACACCGCCGTACCGCCCATGACGCTCGACGGGACGGCGGCGGTCGAGAAGACGGCCGGGGTCAGGAACCCAGACTCGCCGTAGGCAGTCCGGGCGGCAGGCCCTCGCCCTCGGACCGGGTGTACGTCTCCGAGCCGAAACCCTCCCAGGTGACCTTCAGGGTCGTGGAGTCGACGGAGTCCACCATGCCCTCGGCCCGGTCCTTGTTCCCGTCGGTGCACTTCAGCGCGATCATCCGCATGCCCGAGGTCTTGCCCGCGGTGCCGCTGCAGATGGAGCCGCTCGTCGAGAACAGGCCGGCCTCCTTGCCGGTGATCACCAGCGCCACGGCCTTGCCGCCCTTGGTGGTCAGCCAGTTGCCGTCCAGCCCGTCGGCCTCGGCCGTGCTGTCGCCCGAGCCGCCGCCGGTGTCCGCGGAGGCGGTGGGTGCCGTGCTCGTGCCGGACGGGGAGTCCTTGTCGCCGTCCCCGCCGTCACCACTGCAGCCTGTCGTCAGGACGAGCGTGGCCGCCAGTCCTGCCGCCGCGGCCGTGATCCGCGCGTGCCTGCGTGAGAAGGTCGGCGAAGTCACTGAAGCCTCCAGGGTGTGGCCGGACTGGTCGAATCGCAGCAAGTTACCAGCAGTACGTGGGTTCGCCGGCTGCGGGCCGGTGGGGGCGGACCGCGCCGTTCCCCGCGCCCCCACTCACCCCGGGGGCGCGGGGAACGGCGCGCTCGGCCCGGACGGGCCCGCCCCCAGAACCCAGCCGCAACCCCCACCCACCCAGGGGCGCGGGGAACTGCGCGGCCAGCCCCCACCGGCCCGCAGCCGAGGTCGACCCCCGCCAGAGCCCCGCCGAAGACCTCGCCAGAGCCCCCACCCCCTACCAGGAAGACTTCCGAACCCCCGGCAGGAAGCCTCGATGCGCCTGCTCCCGCAGATTCACCCGGGAAAGCCCGAACGCCCGCAAATACCCCCGTGGACGCCCGTCCACACTGTCCCGATTGCGCACCCGCACACCACTCGCGTCCCGCGGCTGCCGCCTCAACTCCCGCCCGGCGGCCAGCCGTTCCTCCTCCGTCGAGGACGGCCGGCGCACGATCTCCTTGAGCTCGGCCCGCCGCAGGGCGTACCGCGCCACGATCTCCCGCCGCGCCTCGTTCTTCGCGATCTTGCTCTTCTTCGCCATCAGACCCTCACCCCACGGGCCCGGATCCGGGACACGGCCGCTTCGACGCCGATGACGTCGACCGTCTTGATGCCCTTGGTGCTCAGCCTCAGCCGTACGTACCGGCCCTCACCCGGCAGCCAGTAGCGCTTGCTCTGGATGTTGGGGTCGAAGCGGCGCGAGGTGCGCCGGTGCGAGTGGGAGATGGAGTTGCCGAAACCCGGCCGGGTCCCGGTCAGCATGCAGTGTGCGGACATGGTGAGTGACGTACCTCTCTCGATCTCTTCCCGTTCCAGTTATTGGTAATGGGATTCGTTTTCATATACTAGCCACATGGCACGCAACGAACTCCGCCCGGTCGTCAAACTCCGGTCCACGGCCGGGACCGGCTACACCTACGTCACCCGCAAGAACCGCCGCAACGACCCCGACCGGCTGACCCTGCGCAAGTACGACCCGGTCGCAGGCCGCCACATCGACTTCCGAGAGGAGCGCTGAGCGTCATGCGCGAGGGAATCCATCCGGCGTACGGGCCCGTCGTCTTCCGGGACCGGGCCGCGAACCACGCCTTCCTGACCGGCTCGACCATGACGAGCGGGAAGACGATCGAGTGGGAGGACGGCAACACCTACCCGGTCGTCGACGTCGAGATCTCGAACGTGAGCCACCCCTTCTACACGGGGACGGCCCGCGTGATGGACACGGCCGGCCGAGTGGAGCGCTTCGAGCGCCGCTTCGGCAGCCGTGACGCCAGCCGTGACGCCAGGCGGGACACCGGGCGTGACGAGGCCGGGGCCGACAAGAGCGGGGAGCGCTGATGCTGTCCGTCGCCGTCGTCGGCGGACTGCACGCCGATGCGCGCAGGCAGGCGGTGGAGCGGCTGCTCGCCGACGTACCGGGCGCGGTGGCGCTGCACCACGACCTCGCCACGGCCGCCAAGGGCACCGTGGTCCGCACCGTCCGCGACCGCACCGGCATCGTCTCGGCCGGTGAGGCACCGCTGGTCAACGACTGCGCCTGCTGCGCCCTGCGCGAGGACCTGGTCCCGGAGCTGGAGCGGCTCGCGGCGGACGGCCTGACCCACCTCGCGATCGTCGAGCTCTGGGACTCGGTCGAGCCGAAGGCGATGGCCGAGGTGGTCGCGAGCGCGGGACTGCGGCTCACGGGCGTCATCACCGCGGTCGACCCCGCGCTGGTGCTCCCGTACCTCGCCAACGGCGACGACCTCGCCGACGCGGGCCTCGCCGCGGCCGTGACCGACCAGCGCACCGTCGCCGACACCTTCGCCCGCCAGCTGGAGTACGCCCCGGTGCTGGCCCTCGCCGCCTCGGAGGACGCGGACGACGAGGACCGGGCCCTGCTGGCCCAACTCCACCCGACCGCCCACAAGGTGCTGATCCTGCCTACCGTGGGCCCACAAGCCACTGACCCACAAGCCGCAGTCGCGGAACCGGCGGGTGCGGAACCGGTGGCCGCGGAGCCCGCGCGCTCCGCGCTGGCCGCCGCCGCGCTCGCCGGGTTCGACGTGGAGGCCGCCGCCGCTGCCCAGCATCCGGCCTGCGCGCTGCTGCCGGCCGAGGCGGACGAGTGCGGGGTCGCCACGCTCGTATGGCACCGGTGCCGGCCGTTCCACCCGGAGCGGCTCTACGCGGCGCTGGAGGATCTGGCCTGCGCGGCGGCGCGCAGTCGCGGCCGGTTCTGGCTCGCGGACCGGCCGGACACCCTGCTGCACTGGGACGCGGCCGGCGGCGCCCTGTGTGTGGAGGGCGCCGGACCCTGGATGGCGTCCCTGCCCGACGCGGCCTGGGACCTGGTGCCCCCGGTGCGCCGGGCCGCCGCCGCTCTGGACTGGCACCCGGAGCACGGCGACCGCTGCCAGCACCTCGTCTTCACCTCGCCCGGCCGGGACCGCGACGGGCTCGAACTGCTCCTGGAGTCCTGCCTGCTGACCGACGCGGAGTTCGCCGCGGGGCGCACCGCGTGGAAGCGGCTCCCGCCCGCCTTCGACATCCTCCTGGAGGTCTGACCCATGGCACGTACGGCACCTGCGGCGCGTACCGCACGTACGGCACGTGACTCCGGCCGCAAGCCGGTGCCCCGTCCCAACCCACTGGATGCGGCGAAGATCACGTACATCGACTACAAGGACACGGACCTGTTGAGGCGGTTCATCTCCGACCGCGGAAAGATTCGCAGTCGCAGGGTCACCCGGGTGTCCGCGCGGCAGCAGCGCCGGCTGGCCCGTGCGATCAAGAACGCCCGTGAGATGGCCCTGCTGCCCTACGCGTCGCGGTAGTCCCGGCCGCCACAGCGGCTTCGACAGGCCCCGGCAACCCCCGGTTTCCCAGGTCTCCCAAGGTCTCTGCGGCCTCCAGGGCCCCGTCGGCCCCTGCCTACCCGACGGCCCCGCCCCGCCCGTTCATTCATCGGGCGGGGCGGGGCCGTTTCGGAACAGGAAGGGCCCGGTGTGCGTCTCTTCCATGAACAGGGCTCGGAGTTGGAACGATTCGGGCTTCGCGACCGTCAAACCTGTAACCAGGAGAACACCCCCCGTGCACGTGCATCTGCCCATGCATCTGCATGTGAAGACAGCTATGATCCGGGGCAGTTGACCACTGCATCAATGGCAACAGACGCCAATGCACCACCGGGGAGCGACCTGTGGACCACGACGTGTACAACGGCATGGCTGCCACGGAGCTGCACGAGGCGGCCTGGCAGAAGAGCAGGCACAGCAACTCGCAGGGGTCCTGCGTGGAGTTCGCCCGGCTGCCGGGCGGCGAAGTGGCCGTGCGCAACTCGCGCTTCCCCGACGGCCCGGCTCTCGTATACACACGCGCGGAGATCGAGGCCATGCTTCTGGGCGTCAAGGACGGCGAGTTCGACCATCTGATCGCGGGCTGACGGCCGGAAACGTCCGGGCGGCCCGGGGTGCGAGCGGGCGATCGGCGCGTCCCGCGGGCCCCGTGGGACCCTCGGACGCGTAACGCGCGTAGAACCGCGGCGCGAAAAAAGCGCCGCGGTCCGTCACGCGGAGGGGCCCAGCCGGAACAGGGCCCACACGACCTTGCCGTTGAGCGTGCCGGCCAGCGGGTGCCATCCCCAGCTGTCGGCGAAGGACTCGACCAGGAACAGGCCGCGCCCCGACTCCGCCGAGAAGTCGTCGGAGTCGCCCGCGACCGGGCTGTCGTGACTGGGGTCGCGCACCGCGCACACGACTCTCTCGGTCCACCGCATCAGGTGCAGCCGCACGGGCGGGTCCTGGTCGGCCGAGCGAGGGGTGTCCGCGGGCAGCGCGTGCCGCAGTGCGTTGGTGACGAGTTCCGAGACCACCAGACAGACGTCGTCGAAGCGGTTGCCCACGTCCCACTGGTCCAGCGTGCGGCGGGTGAACTGCCGTGCGTCGCGCACCGCTTCGTAACGGGGCGGGAGGGCGCAGGAGGCGGCGTTGGACACGGCGGCCGGGTCCAGTGGCGGAAGCCCCTGTCGTAACGGCTCCAGCATGGTCGATCCATTCGTCCCCATGCGAGGCACTCCCGGGGTTCGCGGTCGTTGCGATGCAGCGGTGGCGCGAGACCATCGTTCCGCCTGCGTTCGGCAGATGCAAGGGCAGATGCACGTGCACGCGCCCGAATTGGACCTTCCCATACCGCTTCTTGGTGCTTTTTTCCGCCACCGGACCCCCACATTTCTCGGTCTGGCTTGTCTTCTCCTTGTCGTTTCCTGTGTAACTCCCTTGAAAGCTTGCCGTTTCTGTAACCGAACGAGTACTGCTTGAAGTGTTTTAGTGGCAGACTGCGGCCCTTGAAGACGGGTTGGGGAGGCTGGC is a genomic window of Streptomyces sp. NBC_00414 containing:
- a CDS encoding ATP-binding protein, whose product is MGTNGSTMLEPLRQGLPPLDPAAVSNAASCALPPRYEAVRDARQFTRRTLDQWDVGNRFDDVCLVVSELVTNALRHALPADTPRSADQDPPVRLHLMRWTERVVCAVRDPSHDSPVAGDSDDFSAESGRGLFLVESFADSWGWHPLAGTLNGKVVWALFRLGPSA
- the rpsR gene encoding 30S ribosomal protein S18; its protein translation is MARTAPAARTARTARDSGRKPVPRPNPLDAAKITYIDYKDTDLLRRFISDRGKIRSRRVTRVSARQQRRLARAIKNAREMALLPYASR
- a CDS encoding GTP-binding protein codes for the protein MLSVAVVGGLHADARRQAVERLLADVPGAVALHHDLATAAKGTVVRTVRDRTGIVSAGEAPLVNDCACCALREDLVPELERLAADGLTHLAIVELWDSVEPKAMAEVVASAGLRLTGVITAVDPALVLPYLANGDDLADAGLAAAVTDQRTVADTFARQLEYAPVLALAASEDADDEDRALLAQLHPTAHKVLILPTVGPQATDPQAAVAEPAGAEPVAAEPARSALAAAALAGFDVEAAAAAQHPACALLPAEADECGVATLVWHRCRPFHPERLYAALEDLACAAARSRGRFWLADRPDTLLHWDAAGGALCVEGAGPWMASLPDAAWDLVPPVRRAAAALDWHPEHGDRCQHLVFTSPGRDRDGLELLLESCLLTDAEFAAGRTAWKRLPPAFDILLEV
- a CDS encoding DUF397 domain-containing protein gives rise to the protein MDHDVYNGMAATELHEAAWQKSRHSNSQGSCVEFARLPGGEVAVRNSRFPDGPALVYTRAEIEAMLLGVKDGEFDHLIAG